Proteins from a genomic interval of Epinephelus fuscoguttatus linkage group LG16, E.fuscoguttatus.final_Chr_v1:
- the LOC125903318 gene encoding uncharacterized protein LOC125903318: MAVSNIVTTTVPVLINVTGNLTGNTTTPTAVQVAQVISWLTLSIGLPAIGLAIYTLKNLSKGENKIPMHVMFLLISDIISFFGRPRVDQDMETGTVLSSNATDFIFYFGVVTNITLMLFIAQERHLMVAYPQCLGFCSSIRHSPAVTLMAWAAPFAILALAVLKYNLWFAVSLLVPFPFLLFFAVDSWRALICSRSNPITPERRRSVWGIGAIWANYTLLYVPFILSVLLEALSFKEAVTYLGLVSHLLLYLSPLVDPFLYILMTKGPKEVLQALPCCQNRGRKENMRPTVDTVSETVETRL; encoded by the exons ATGGCTGTCAGCAACATAGTGACAACAACTGTCCCCGTCCTCATCAACGTGACCGGCAACCTCACTGGCAACACCACCACGCCCACCGCTGTCCAGGTAGCCCAAGTGATCAGCTGGTTAACGTTAAGCATTGGGCTGCCCGCCATTGGACTGGCTATTTACACCCTCAAGAACCTCTCCAAAG GTGAGAACAAAATCCCCATGCATGTCATGTTCCTCCTGATCTCTGACATTATCAGTTTCTTTGGTCGTCCCCGTGTGGACCAGGACATGGAGACTGGGACCGTCTTGTCCTCCAACGCCACCGACTTCATCTTCTATTTTGGTGTCGTCACCAACATCACACTTATGCTGTTCATAGCTCAGGAACGCCATCTCATGGTGGCCTACCCGCAGTGTCTTGGCTtctgcagcagcatcagacatTCTCCAGCAGTCACCTTGATGGCATGGGCTGCTCCGTTCGCTATCCTGGCCCTCGCAGTGCTGAAGTACAATCTTTGGTTCGCTGTGTCTCTGCTTGTTCCTTttcccttcctcctcttttttgcTGTGGACTCCTGGAGGGCTCTGATCTGCTCACGATCTAACCCTATCACcccagagaggaggaggtccGTGTGGGGAATTGGTGCAATCTGGGCCAACTATACCCTCCTCTACGTCCCCTTCATCCTCAGTGTCCTCCTGGAGGCTCTGTCCTTTAAGGAGGCGGTGACATACCTGGGGTTGGTGTCTCACCTGCTGCTCTACCTCAGCCCTCTGGTGGATCCCTTCCTCTACATACTCATGACCAAAGGGCCCAAAGAGGTGCTGCAGGCGCTGCCCTGCTGTCAAAACCGAGGTAGGAAAGAGAACATGAGACCCACTGTGGATACTGTGTCTGAGACTGTGGAGACGAGACTCTGA